The following are encoded together in the Mycteria americana isolate JAX WOST 10 ecotype Jacksonville Zoo and Gardens chromosome 2, USCA_MyAme_1.0, whole genome shotgun sequence genome:
- the TUBB6 gene encoding tubulin beta-6 chain: MREIVHIQAGQCGNQIGTKFWEVISDEHGIDPAGGYVGDSALQLERINVYYNESSSQKFVPRAVLVDLEPGTMDSVRSGPFGQLFRPDNFIFGQTGAGNNWAKGHYTEGAELVDSVLDVVRKECEHCDCLQGFQLTHSLGGGTGSGMGTLLISKIREEYPDRIMNTFSVMPSPKVSDTVVEPYNATLSVHQLVENTDETYCIDNEALYDICFRTLKLTTPTYGDLNHLVSATMSGVTTSLRFPGQLNADLRKLAVNMVPFPRLHFFMPGFAPLTARGSQQYRALTVPELTQQMFDAKNMMAACDPRHGRYLTVATVFRGPMSMKEVDEQMLAIQNKNSSYFVEWIPNNVKVAVCDIPPRGLKMASTFIGNSTAIQELFKRISEQFSAMFRRKAFLHWFTGEGMDEMEFTEAESNMNDLVSEYQQYQEATANDGEEAFEDDEEEINE, translated from the exons ATGAGGGAGATCGTGCACATCCAGGCGGGCCAGTGTGGAAACCAGATCGGGACCAAG TTTTGGGAAGTGATAAGTGATGAGCATGGCATTGACCCAGCCGGAGGCTATGTCGGTGACTCAGCGCTGCAGCTGGAAAGGATCAATGTCTACTATAATGAATCATCGT CCCAGAAATTCGTACCAAGAGCAGTCTTAGTGGACTTGGAGCCGGGAACCATGGATAGTGTGCGATCTGGTCCTTTTGGTCAGCTCTTTCGGCCTGATAATTTCATCTTTG GACAAACTGGTGCAGGAAACAACTGGGCTAAAGGACACTATACAGAAGGGGCAGAGTTGGTTGACTCCGTACTTGATGTAGTAAGAAAAGAGTGCGAACACTGCGATTGCTTGCAAGGATTTCAGCTCACTCAttccctgggaggagggacagggtcTGGCATGGGAACCCTACTCATCAGCAAGATACGAGAGGAATATCCGGACAGGATAATGAATACCTTTAGTGTCATGCCCTCTCCAAAGGTTTCTGATACAGTGGTGGAGCCTTATAATGCTACACTCTCAGTCCACCAACTGGTTGAAAACACAGATGAAACCTACTGCATTGACAATGAAGCTTTGTATGACATTTGCTTCCGTACCCTGAAGCTCACCACTCCAACATATGGTGATTTAAACCACTTGGTTTCTGCTACCATGAGTGGGGTAACTACATCCCTGCGTTTTCCAGGCCAACTAAATGCTGACCTCCGGAAGCTGGCAGTAAATATGGTCCCTTTCCCACGCCTTCACTTTTTCATGCCAGGCTTTGCTCCTTTGACAGCCCGAGGCAGCCAACAATACCGAGCACTCACTGTTCCAGAGCTCACCCAGCAGATGTTTGATGCCAAAAATATGATGGCAGCCTGTGACCCAAGACATGGCCGATATTTGACAGTGGCTACTGTCTTCCGTGGTCCCATGTCCATGAAGGAGGTTGATGAGCAGATGTTGGCCATCCAGAACAAGAACAGCAGTTACTTTGTGGAGTGGATCCCAAACAATGTCAAGGTGGCAGTGTGTGATATACCTCCTCGTGGCCTCAAGATGGCTTCCACTTTCATTGGCAACAGTACTGCTATTCAAGAGCTCTTCAAAAGGATCTCGGAGCAGTTTTCAGCCATGTTCAGGAGAAAGGCCTTCCTCCACTGGTTCACAGGAGAAGGAATGGATGAAATGGAatttacagaagcagaaagcaacatGAATGATCTGGTTTCAGAGTATCAGCAATACCAAGAAGCAACAGCAAATGATGGAGAGGAAGCGTTtgaagatgatgaagaagaaaTCAATGAATAA